Proteins co-encoded in one Stomoxys calcitrans chromosome 5, idStoCalc2.1, whole genome shotgun sequence genomic window:
- the LOC131998024 gene encoding uncharacterized protein LOC131998024 produces the protein MSNIINVLQKPQFDNAIIRKEYHSYISYLQSFQNNDEIRISIQNQDLYVVPGESFLYIEGFATKADSTVSASIKLLNNCIAHLFDEIRYELNGIEIDRTRHLGIATEIKNYVSLNESESRNLVNAGWAPFNTDDLTLVSGYFNFCVPLKMLLGFAEDFDKIIVNAKHELILLRSKDDTNVLKSIISSETCKLSILNITWKVPHIQLADVYKLQMLKVINNRQPLNISFRTWDMYYYPAVPSNTKVLWNVKLANENERPRFLLLGFKSSEKKFIHCDITNIKVHLNSDTYPYDDLNLKFDRNRFALLYDMYIKFQQSYYTREPQPLLTREKFKGEAPIIVLDVTHQNETVKTGPIDIRIELETSKNISPNTSLYCLIIHDKMFEYIPLTNEVRKLL, from the coding sequence ATGAGTAACATTATTAATGTTTTACAAAAACCACAATTTGATAATGCTATAATAAGAAAGGAGTATCACAGCTATATATCATATTTACAATCATTTCAaaataatgatgaaattagGATTTCCATTCAAAACCAAGACCTGTATGTCGTTCCTGGTGAGAGTTTTTTATACATTGAAGGTTTTGCAACAAAAGCGGACTCTACAGTATCAGCATCGATAAAGTTATTAAACAATTGCATAGCACACTTATTTGATGAGATAAGATATGAACTTAATGGTATAGAAATTGATCGTACACGTCATTTGGGTATAGcaacagaaataaaaaattatgtatcaTTAAATGAAAGCGAAAGTCGAAATCTAGTCAACGCAGGATGGGCTCCATTTAATACAGATGATCTTACTCTTGTGAgtggatattttaatttttgtgttccACTGAAAATGCTTCTTGGATTTGCtgaagattttgataaaattatagtTAATGCTAAACATGAATTAATTTTATTGCGATCAAAAGATGATACGAATGTATTGAAATCTATCATTTCCAGTGAAACCTGTAAACtatcaattttaaatattacatGGAAAGTTCCACATATTCAACTTGCTGATGTATACAAGCTGCAAATGCTTAAAGTAATTAATAACCGTCAACCACTAAATATATCATTTAGAACATGGGATATGTATTATTATCCTGCAGTTCCATCGAATACAAAAGTTTTATGGAATGTTAAGCTTGCAAATGAAAATGAGCGACCACGTTTTCTTCTTTTAGGATTCAAAAgtagtgaaaaaaaatttattcactgTGATATAACAAACATTAAGGTTCATTTGAATTCTGATACATATCCATATGATGATCTTAACCTCAAGTTTGATAGGAACCGTTTCGCCCTACTTTAtgatatgtatataaaatttcaacaaagctATTATACACGTGAACCGCAACCTCTATTAACGCGCGAAAAATTCAAGGGTGAAGCACCGATTATTGTTCTtgatgtaacacatcaaaatgaaACAGTAAAAACTGGCCCCATCGATATACGAATTGAATTGGAAACATCTAAAAATATATCACCGAACACATCTCTATACTGTTTAAttattcatgataaaatgttTGAATATATACCTCTAACAAATGAAGTaagaaaattattgtaa